The DNA region CAGGGCGATCGGATGATCCTTGGGCACCACGACCACCGGCACCTCGCGATACAGCGGAATCGCGCTCATGCCGTCACTGTCGATGGGCAGGCGCACGAAGCACATGTCGACCGCGTCCGTGCGCAGCGCCGACTCCTGCTCCTTCATCGGGACCGGGATCAGTTCCAGCCGGATGTCGGGGAATCGGTCGGCCCAGATGCGCTCCCACTTGGTGACGGTCACGCCCGGGACGAACCCGACGCGCAGGCGATCCACCGCCTCCGTCGCCGTGACCGGCTCCGCCGGGGCGGCCGCGATCAGCGCACGAGCCTCTTCGAGCACCGCCTGTCCGTCCTCGCTCAGCTGGGTCGGCTGCGCGCCGGGCACGAACAGCTTGGTATCGAGCTCTTCCTCCAGCTCGATGACCGTGCCACTCAATCGCTGCCGCGAAATGCCCAGTCCACGTGCCGCCCGGGCGAAGTGCAATTCCTCGGCTACCGCGACGAACCAGCGCAGGCGCGTGATGTCGATGGACTCCAACCGGCCCTGACCTGTCATGGGGTCCAGGTTATTGCACCGGCCAGCAGGTTCTGCCCACCCGCCCGATACCCTTGACAGGTGAGCCCGGACAAGAACACCCAAACCATGAAGCCGCTCACCGCGGCGAACAAACTCGGCATCTACCTCCCGGCTACACCGGCCGAGTTCCAGAGCTCACCCATCACCCGCGCCCAGCTCGAAGAGCTGCGGGTGAACCCGCCGCAGTGGCTCACCGACCTGTACGCCAACGGGCCGTTCCCGCGTGACGTGGTGGCCCGCAAACTCGGCATCTCCAACTCCGGCCTGGCTCGCAACGGCGTCAACGACGCGCTCACCCACGACGAGATCACCGCCCTGCTCGCCGACCCGCCCGAATGGCTGGTCCGTGAACGCGACAACCTGGTCGCCGTCCGCAAGGAAGCCGAGCGGGTCAAGGAGAAGGAGGCCGCGCGCCGCGCCGCCACGAACCGTCCGGCAAAGAACCTGTTCGGACCCAAGTAGCACGTCACAGCCTGCGCAGCACCCGGCCCACCAGGTCCGGGGCCGCGCAGCCGTTCGCCGGTGCTGAGCTCCAGCTCCTGGAAGCCGGCGGGGCCGTCACGCAGATCCACGACTGATCGGTCCGCCAGACCGAGCCGGTGCCGACCCGATTCGAGTCGATGACCACCAGCTCGACCCCGGCGGCGATATCTAATTGACGCGCATTGGCGCAAATATGTTCGAAGACATTCAGGCCCCTGGGACCGACGCCGACCATAGCGATCCGTAAAACATTGTCGAGCATGCAAACTCACCGATCGCGCTCGATTAGCCGTACCCGAATCCGGATACGCCGCCGAGGCTGGCAGCGGGTCGAACGAGCCCTCGAGAATGCGCGGTACGGTAAGTCTGCTTCGCCGG from Nocardia tengchongensis includes:
- a CDS encoding LysR family transcriptional regulator, producing MTGQGRLESIDITRLRWFVAVAEELHFARAARGLGISRQRLSGTVIELEEELDTKLFVPGAQPTQLSEDGQAVLEEARALIAAAPAEPVTATEAVDRLRVGFVPGVTVTKWERIWADRFPDIRLELIPVPMKEQESALRTDAVDMCFVRLPIDSDGMSAIPLYREVPVVVVPKDHPIALFEQVATVDLADERMQDATDLDEAAMTMELVAAVSGAAIVPHSIARLHHRKDLVYRLVTDVPETEVALAWLVDRTTELVEEFVGVVRGRSQRSTRSPSGQQANKPAKQQSPAKRKPAPAKKPAAAAKSKQGGAKKPGKRRGR
- a CDS encoding FAD/NAD(P)-binding protein; protein product: MLDNVLRIAMVGVGPRGLNVFEHICANARQLDIAAGVELVVIDSNRVGTGSVWRTDQSWICVTAPPASRSWSSAPANGCAAPDLVGRVLRRL
- a CDS encoding DUF5997 family protein — protein: MSPDKNTQTMKPLTAANKLGIYLPATPAEFQSSPITRAQLEELRVNPPQWLTDLYANGPFPRDVVARKLGISNSGLARNGVNDALTHDEITALLADPPEWLVRERDNLVAVRKEAERVKEKEAARRAATNRPAKNLFGPK